One window from the genome of Bacillus mesophilus encodes:
- a CDS encoding FMN-binding negative transcriptional regulator, with product MYIPKHYKIEDEVSSFDFIKSNSFATLISQHQGEPTATHLPLVLDSEKRILTGHFARSNGQWQDIENQEVLAIFNGPHAYISPSWYETDQAVPTWNYIAVHVYGTIQLVNDDLELLENLGEMTKEFEEPSSPYSINPDNMGFIEGLKRGIVGFKLTIKRVEGKMKMSQNHSEERQKRIIENLEKLSSSQSKQVAVIMKANLDKRRGLS from the coding sequence ATGTATATTCCCAAACATTATAAAATAGAAGATGAGGTATCCAGTTTTGACTTCATAAAGAGTAATAGCTTTGCTACGTTAATTTCTCAGCATCAAGGAGAACCAACAGCAACACATTTGCCATTAGTCTTAGATTCAGAAAAAAGAATATTAACCGGTCACTTTGCACGTTCGAATGGTCAGTGGCAGGACATCGAAAATCAAGAGGTACTTGCAATCTTTAACGGACCTCATGCCTATATTTCACCATCTTGGTATGAAACGGATCAAGCCGTTCCTACATGGAATTATATAGCTGTACACGTTTACGGTACCATTCAATTAGTAAATGATGACCTGGAGCTCTTGGAGAATTTAGGAGAAATGACAAAGGAATTTGAAGAGCCTTCAAGTCCTTACAGTATAAACCCAGACAATATGGGATTTATTGAAGGCCTTAAAAGAGGGATTGTAGGGTTTAAGCTTACTATTAAAAGAGTAGAAGGCAAGATGAAAATGAGTCAGAATCACTCAGAAGAGCGTCAGAAACGTATCATTGAGAATCTAGAAAAGTTATCTTCTTCTCAATCAAAGCAAGTAGCCGTAATAATGAAGGCCAATCTAGATAAGAGAAGAGGACTGTCATGA
- a CDS encoding sulfite oxidase-like oxidoreductase — translation MYFGKPKNQHDQTRVPPNQNVTTTFPVLHHGNVPYYKKDLSDWDLKIYGLVEQPVTYTFKELQELAAIKTTNDIHCVTGWSKLDNQWEGFSTKVLLKKSGVLPEAKYVMIHAEEGWSTNVPIQDFMRDTSMLAHSHNGEPLSPEHGYPLRVVIPHLYFWKSAKWVRGIELVKEEQPGFWEKNGYHMYGDPWKEQRFTWD, via the coding sequence ATGTACTTTGGAAAACCAAAAAATCAACATGATCAAACAAGAGTACCACCTAATCAAAATGTAACCACTACATTTCCAGTGTTACACCATGGTAATGTACCTTATTATAAAAAGGATTTATCAGATTGGGACCTGAAAATCTATGGTCTTGTTGAACAACCAGTTACATATACGTTTAAAGAGCTTCAGGAGCTAGCAGCTATTAAAACAACAAATGATATTCATTGTGTAACCGGTTGGTCCAAGTTAGATAATCAATGGGAGGGCTTTTCAACAAAGGTTCTCCTTAAAAAGTCTGGTGTCCTTCCAGAAGCGAAATATGTAATGATTCATGCAGAGGAAGGCTGGAGTACCAATGTTCCCATTCAAGATTTTATGCGTGATACAAGTATGCTAGCACATTCACATAACGGAGAGCCCCTAAGCCCAGAACATGGATATCCGCTACGAGTTGTTATTCCTCATCTCTATTTCTGGAAAAGTGCAAAGTGGGTTAGAGGCATTGAACTAGTTAAGGAGGAACAGCCAGGCTTTTGGGAAAAGAATGGCTATCATATGTACGGCGACCCTTGGAAAGAGCAACGCTTTACATGGGATTAA
- a CDS encoding thiolase family protein, translating into MRKVMIVTAKRTPIGRVGGVLKNISPEKLAAAVIKNIIDELKLPGQEIDEVILGNTIGPGGNLARLAALTAGLPYEIPGVTIDRQCGSGLEAINMAARHIQAGAGHIYLAGGVESTSLAPWKMEKPSSIYTVESPRIYSRARFSPDEIGDPDMGIAAENVAEAFTISRADQDIFADRSQKKAIQSQQSGRFNNEIVAINGIVEDECPRDKTSPERLGRLRPVFKKDGSVTAGNACPINDGAAVVLLMSEEKCQEFGIKPIAQFIDSTSAGVDPTLLGIGPVPAVNKLLSRNHLTVQDLDLVEFNEAFASQVLASLRQLNIPEEIVNVGGGAIALGHPYGASGAILITRLCAELTNLQKKRGLATLGIGGGLGVATLIERV; encoded by the coding sequence ATGAGAAAAGTGATGATTGTAACAGCAAAGAGAACGCCGATTGGAAGAGTAGGAGGAGTGTTAAAAAACATTTCACCCGAGAAGTTAGCTGCAGCTGTCATAAAAAACATCATAGATGAGTTGAAACTTCCGGGCCAAGAAATTGATGAAGTTATCCTTGGAAATACCATTGGTCCTGGTGGAAACCTTGCTAGGCTCGCCGCACTGACTGCAGGGCTTCCTTATGAAATCCCAGGTGTAACCATTGATAGACAATGTGGATCTGGATTAGAAGCGATTAACATGGCAGCTAGACATATTCAAGCGGGAGCAGGTCATATCTACCTTGCTGGAGGAGTAGAGAGTACTAGCTTAGCTCCATGGAAAATGGAGAAACCTTCTTCCATTTATACGGTAGAATCTCCACGCATTTATTCTAGAGCCAGGTTTTCACCTGATGAGATTGGTGATCCAGACATGGGGATTGCAGCTGAAAATGTAGCGGAGGCATTTACTATTTCACGTGCAGATCAAGACATATTTGCAGATAGAAGCCAAAAGAAGGCTATCCAATCTCAGCAGTCAGGCAGGTTTAATAATGAAATCGTAGCCATTAATGGAATAGTTGAAGACGAGTGTCCACGGGACAAAACGAGTCCTGAACGGCTTGGAAGACTGCGACCAGTGTTTAAGAAGGATGGTTCGGTGACTGCTGGAAATGCTTGTCCTATTAACGACGGGGCTGCTGTTGTGTTGTTAATGTCAGAGGAAAAGTGTCAGGAATTTGGAATCAAACCGATTGCACAGTTTATTGATTCTACTAGTGCTGGGGTGGATCCAACTTTACTAGGTATTGGACCAGTGCCGGCTGTCAACAAACTACTTAGTAGAAATCATCTTACCGTACAGGATCTTGATTTAGTAGAATTTAATGAAGCTTTTGCCTCTCAAGTCCTTGCTTCATTACGACAGCTTAACATACCGGAAGAAATCGTTAATGTTGGCGGCGGGGCTATTGCGCTTGGACATCCATACGGAGCGTCTGGGGCAATCTTAATAACCAGACTCTGTGCGGAGCTAACCAATCTCCAGAAAAAGAGAGGACTCGCAACACTAGGTATTGGTGGTGGTTTAGGTGTGGCAACATTAATAGAAAGAGTATAA
- a CDS encoding AMP-binding protein, translating to MIIGQPLLTYKDSQPNKPAIITNSRIVTYQDMTIHIASIQSYLMSKLGTGSEIRIALKLGNEPAFLETYFAAILLGYQVIPIDPKWTKAELEHVLDSSRPNLIVNSHVYQEIISHPSTSIEAIATPLDIFYIGFTSGSTGTPKGFKRHHQSWTDSFAGCTEAFELNSHDIYSAPGPLCHSLSLFAATYAIHTGATLLLSEKFQVLELLQSLVTERVTVLFVVPTMLQAMINELETRQIPSVTRILSSGAKWNLSTKDSIRELFPYAERIEYYGASETSFITYLNEAGYLVKPQSVGKAFPGVEVIVRNKDGKEANVNEVGLLYIRSTMIFSGYLHDEEQPALNEITVGDLAYIDEEGYITLVGREKNMIISGGLNIYPEEIELHLKKLQSIEEVVVTGIEDDYWGEKVVAFIKWKHNQNINEENLKKHCLTGLAAFKCPKAFYEIKDVPLTSSGKVDRKKLFNNILELRK from the coding sequence ATGATTATTGGACAACCTCTTTTAACGTATAAGGATTCACAGCCTAATAAGCCAGCCATTATAACAAATAGTCGAATCGTTACTTATCAAGATATGACCATTCACATAGCCTCTATTCAAAGTTACCTCATGAGTAAATTAGGAACAGGTTCAGAAATTAGAATTGCCCTAAAGCTAGGAAATGAACCTGCCTTTCTGGAGACATATTTTGCAGCGATTTTACTTGGATATCAGGTGATTCCTATAGATCCTAAATGGACCAAAGCCGAGCTTGAGCATGTTCTGGATAGCAGTAGGCCTAACTTAATTGTGAATAGCCATGTCTATCAAGAAATAATAAGTCATCCTTCAACCTCTATTGAAGCAATAGCAACTCCTCTGGATATATTTTATATAGGATTTACATCTGGCTCTACTGGGACACCTAAGGGCTTTAAAAGGCATCACCAATCATGGACCGATAGCTTCGCAGGCTGCACAGAGGCCTTTGAGTTAAACAGTCATGACATATATAGTGCTCCTGGACCTCTTTGTCATTCCCTATCACTATTTGCAGCAACCTATGCGATCCATACGGGCGCTACTTTATTGCTTTCTGAAAAATTTCAGGTACTAGAATTACTTCAGTCATTGGTAACTGAAAGAGTAACTGTTCTGTTTGTGGTCCCAACGATGCTACAGGCGATGATTAACGAATTGGAAACTAGACAAATTCCATCTGTAACCAGAATTTTATCATCAGGTGCAAAGTGGAATCTATCTACGAAGGATTCCATACGAGAGTTGTTTCCATATGCTGAGAGAATTGAATATTATGGTGCATCCGAAACGAGCTTTATAACCTATCTTAATGAAGCGGGTTATCTTGTTAAGCCGCAATCTGTCGGCAAGGCTTTTCCAGGAGTTGAGGTCATTGTTAGAAATAAAGATGGTAAAGAAGCTAATGTCAATGAAGTGGGACTTCTATATATAAGAAGTACAATGATCTTTTCTGGTTATCTTCATGATGAAGAGCAACCAGCTTTAAACGAGATTACAGTGGGGGATCTGGCTTACATAGATGAAGAAGGATATATAACTCTTGTTGGTAGAGAAAAGAACATGATTATTAGTGGCGGACTAAATATCTATCCTGAAGAAATTGAGCTACATCTTAAAAAGCTGCAGTCTATTGAAGAGGTTGTAGTAACGGGGATAGAGGATGACTATTGGGGTGAAAAGGTAGTTGCTTTTATAAAATGGAAACATAATCAAAATATAAACGAAGAGAATCTTAAAAAACACTGCCTTACGGGCTTAGCTGCCTTCAAGTGTCCAAAGGCATTTTACGAAATAAAAGATGTTCCGCTCACCTCAAGTGGGAAGGTAGATAGAAAAAAACTCTTCAACAATATTCTAGAGTTAAGGAAGTGA
- a CDS encoding biotin transporter BioY, whose product MKLKDMMYIAMFTAVVAALGLIPPIPVPFIPVPITAQTFGVMLAGAVLGAKRGGLSLLVFVLLVAAGAPILAGFRGGIGILVGNSGGYIMSWPIAAFVIGYLVEKYWDRLSLANMILFNVIGGIIVVYLGGITYLSFLTDTPWLAVATGNLAFIPGDLVKVVAASVIAIRLKKAYPIIQSKNKPKAA is encoded by the coding sequence ATGAAGCTTAAAGATATGATGTACATAGCGATGTTTACTGCAGTTGTGGCTGCATTAGGGTTAATACCGCCTATTCCTGTACCGTTCATCCCAGTACCTATCACGGCTCAAACATTTGGAGTTATGTTAGCTGGAGCTGTATTGGGTGCGAAACGCGGAGGATTGAGTTTACTAGTCTTTGTTCTACTTGTAGCTGCAGGTGCACCAATCCTTGCTGGTTTCCGTGGAGGCATTGGTATTTTAGTAGGAAATAGTGGTGGCTATATAATGAGTTGGCCAATTGCCGCTTTTGTAATTGGGTATTTGGTTGAAAAATATTGGGATCGATTAAGCCTTGCAAACATGATTTTATTTAATGTTATTGGTGGTATTATCGTTGTTTATTTAGGTGGTATCACGTATTTATCTTTCTTAACTGACACGCCATGGTTAGCTGTAGCTACAGGTAATCTTGCATTTATACCTGGTGACTTAGTTAAGGTTGTGGCTGCTAGTGTCATAGCAATTAGATTGAAGAAAGCTTACCCTATTATTCAATCTAAAAATAAACCAAAAGCTGCTTAA
- a CDS encoding leucyl aminopeptidase — protein MFTVKNEFTLTESRETLVVGIFEKTTSFEGLLGEVNTALGDTLASLVKEGDVSAKKGAISKIHTLGKLETKRIYFVGLGKENDYNFEVVRSAFGKLVKAAQKAKVESLDIALDSFITDKVESVDVAHALGEAAPLATYKFADYKQKSNEPAKELSAITVFTNGDQVEVEAALTVGFAYGTGTNSARTLVNTPGNMLTATDLANYAVELAGTYNLEYEVLEKAEMEKLGMGALLAVNKGSVEPPKMIVLKYQGKEEWTDVIGLIGKGITYDSGGYSIKPKDGLVGMKSDMGGAAAVLGAMEIIGQLKPEQNVVAVIPATDNMISGEAFKPDDVITSMSGKTIEILNTDAEGRLALADAVTYAKQHGANYLVDVATLTGGVIVALGNKITGAMTNNEELFEKLLEASNEVGEMIWRLPITDYVKERVRKSNVADMNNSPGRDGHAIFAGAFIGEFVENTPWVHLDIAGTATTSAEYDLGPAGATGVMSRTLAAFVERFGEEE, from the coding sequence ATGTTTACTGTTAAAAATGAATTTACCCTTACTGAGTCCCGTGAAACACTAGTGGTGGGTATTTTTGAGAAAACCACTTCTTTTGAGGGATTGTTAGGAGAGGTGAACACAGCTTTAGGTGATACTTTAGCTTCTTTAGTTAAAGAAGGAGATGTATCTGCCAAAAAAGGAGCAATATCGAAAATACATACGCTTGGAAAATTAGAAACAAAGAGAATTTATTTTGTAGGACTTGGTAAAGAAAATGATTATAACTTTGAAGTGGTTAGAAGTGCATTTGGAAAGCTAGTAAAGGCTGCACAAAAGGCAAAGGTAGAAAGTCTTGATATTGCGTTAGATAGCTTTATTACAGACAAGGTCGAGAGTGTTGATGTAGCACATGCTTTGGGTGAGGCAGCTCCACTTGCTACTTATAAATTTGCTGATTATAAGCAAAAGTCAAATGAACCAGCAAAAGAATTATCTGCCATAACTGTTTTCACCAATGGCGATCAAGTGGAAGTTGAAGCTGCTTTGACGGTTGGGTTTGCTTATGGTACGGGGACAAACAGTGCAAGAACATTAGTGAATACACCTGGTAACATGTTAACAGCTACAGACTTAGCTAATTATGCTGTTGAGCTAGCTGGTACTTATAATCTAGAGTATGAGGTACTAGAAAAGGCTGAGATGGAAAAGCTTGGCATGGGTGCTTTACTTGCAGTGAATAAGGGATCTGTGGAACCACCGAAAATGATTGTTCTTAAATATCAAGGAAAAGAAGAATGGACAGATGTGATTGGCTTAATTGGTAAGGGAATCACTTATGATTCAGGCGGATATTCCATCAAACCAAAGGATGGTTTAGTGGGAATGAAATCTGATATGGGTGGAGCAGCAGCTGTACTAGGTGCCATGGAAATTATCGGACAGCTAAAGCCAGAGCAAAATGTAGTGGCTGTCATCCCTGCTACCGACAACATGATTAGCGGCGAAGCATTTAAGCCAGATGATGTCATTACATCTATGAGTGGAAAAACAATTGAAATTTTGAATACAGATGCAGAAGGTCGTCTAGCATTAGCAGACGCAGTCACGTATGCAAAGCAGCACGGTGCAAACTATTTAGTTGATGTTGCCACCTTAACAGGCGGAGTTATTGTAGCGCTAGGTAATAAAATTACTGGAGCGATGACAAATAATGAAGAATTGTTTGAAAAATTACTAGAGGCTTCTAATGAAGTCGGTGAAATGATTTGGCGCCTACCCATTACGGATTATGTAAAAGAGCGAGTGAGAAAGAGTAATGTAGCAGATATGAACAATTCACCTGGTCGAGATGGCCATGCCATTTTTGCAGGAGCATTCATAGGTGAATTTGTAGAAAATACACCTTGGGTTCATTTAGATATAGCAGGTACAGCTACAACTTCTGCAGAATATGATCTAGGACCAGCAGGTGCAACAGGTGTTATGTCTAGAACACTTGCGGCATTCGTTGAACGTTTTGGTGAGGAAGAATAA
- a CDS encoding DUF309 domain-containing protein — protein MDYPMEYYEFFIKFNEGDYYTCHDLLEDIWMTDKDNLFLKGLLQMTVAIYHYEYGNVKGARLMMQAGHLYIQKYRPVCWGIDLEKVNSFIEQCLIIIPQNIDRLPYEKVNTLPHLPSLYLYLEDY, from the coding sequence ATGGATTACCCAATGGAATACTATGAATTTTTTATTAAATTTAATGAGGGTGATTATTACACCTGTCATGACTTACTCGAAGACATATGGATGACTGACAAGGATAATTTATTCTTAAAAGGTCTCCTTCAAATGACAGTAGCCATTTACCATTATGAATATGGTAATGTTAAAGGCGCTAGGTTAATGATGCAAGCTGGACACCTATATATCCAAAAATATCGTCCTGTATGTTGGGGGATTGATTTAGAAAAGGTAAACAGCTTTATTGAACAATGTTTAATTATTATACCACAAAATATAGATAGACTCCCCTATGAAAAGGTAAATACATTGCCACATCTACCGTCTCTTTATCTATATCTAGAAGATTATTAG
- a CDS encoding divergent PAP2 family protein, which translates to MSLFTNFPLWAALAGIGFAQFVKVPIQYIATRKIDWSLLTSTGGMPSSHSAAVTALATAIGIEQGLDSPIFAVATVFAIIVMFDATGVRRHAGEQATVLNKLVTDFHKFVDEALHWQEKAEQEKRKELKELLGHQPIEVFFGGLTGILLTLVLYYLIIV; encoded by the coding sequence ATGAGTTTATTTACAAATTTCCCTTTATGGGCTGCATTAGCAGGAATTGGTTTTGCTCAATTTGTGAAAGTCCCCATTCAATATATTGCTACTCGAAAAATTGACTGGTCATTGCTAACTAGTACGGGTGGAATGCCAAGTTCTCACTCTGCTGCTGTTACGGCATTGGCAACTGCTATAGGGATTGAACAAGGACTGGATTCTCCGATTTTTGCTGTAGCAACGGTATTTGCCATCATTGTGATGTTTGATGCAACAGGTGTAAGGCGACACGCTGGGGAGCAGGCTACGGTGTTAAATAAATTAGTTACAGACTTCCATAAATTTGTTGATGAAGCACTACATTGGCAGGAAAAGGCTGAACAAGAGAAAAGAAAAGAGTTAAAAGAATTATTAGGTCATCAACCGATTGAAGTTTTCTTTGGTGGACTTACCGGAATACTGTTAACACTCGTACTCTACTACCTTATCATCGTCTAG
- a CDS encoding cobalamin-binding protein — protein MRLISICPSNTELLAYLGLDSYLVGVDDFSDWPSSVASLPKLGPDLNINMDLLQHLNPDLVLASLSVPGMEKNVAELEKRNIPHIVLNPQSLEDIAKDLLRVGELTGVPEVAEEVVKRYEQFISKYKMLSKKVENQSSLYWEWWPKPIFSPGGVNWLTEISTLAGGSNIFSHIDVASHQTEWDEVVTLNPEHICLVWVGVQQKKMNPNLVKKRPQAELVDAIKQNQIHVLEEPLYCRPSPRLLEGLKKLAAILHPTIFPKDDGKDPLLF, from the coding sequence ATGAGGCTAATATCAATTTGCCCTAGCAATACAGAGTTACTCGCCTATCTTGGTCTAGATTCTTATTTAGTAGGAGTGGACGACTTTTCAGACTGGCCTTCAAGTGTTGCATCATTGCCAAAGCTTGGACCGGATTTAAACATCAATATGGATCTCCTACAACATTTAAATCCAGATTTAGTATTAGCATCTCTTAGTGTACCTGGGATGGAGAAGAATGTTGCAGAGCTGGAGAAAAGAAACATTCCTCATATCGTTCTGAATCCTCAATCTCTTGAAGATATTGCAAAAGATTTGTTACGGGTGGGAGAATTAACCGGAGTACCTGAAGTAGCTGAAGAAGTTGTGAAAAGATATGAGCAGTTTATCTCGAAATATAAAATGCTTTCAAAAAAGGTTGAGAACCAATCCAGCTTGTACTGGGAATGGTGGCCAAAACCTATTTTCAGTCCTGGTGGAGTCAACTGGTTAACTGAAATTAGTACACTAGCTGGTGGATCTAACATCTTTTCACATATTGATGTTGCAAGCCACCAAACAGAGTGGGATGAGGTCGTTACATTAAATCCCGAACACATTTGCCTCGTTTGGGTTGGTGTTCAGCAGAAAAAAATGAATCCCAATCTAGTTAAAAAACGTCCACAAGCTGAACTAGTAGATGCGATTAAACAGAATCAGATTCATGTGTTGGAGGAACCACTATATTGTCGTCCTTCACCTCGATTATTAGAGGGTTTGAAGAAGCTTGCTGCTATCCTTCATCCCACAATCTTTCCAAAAGATGATGGGAAAGATCCTTTACTTTTTTAA
- a CDS encoding 3D domain-containing protein — translation MNKITTLLKRTLMTVLFLLAVSATYTSISGVQAEELTEWWDRYDHPFYSAFYGADAGTIEDSAIRETNLSLKSLKRHEAEVTSISSSYAESDSLTLEEAIDWTQYPSTVVTATGYTAGVESTGKSPSHPSYGITYSGVKVKRDLYSTVAADLSVFPLGTILFIPGYGYGVVADKGGAIKGNKVDLYYETVKDVYEEWGKKKVEVYIVKKGRGKLTEEELALLNEDETMQVFRQQYLKDTKS, via the coding sequence ATGAATAAGATAACTACTTTACTAAAGAGAACATTAATGACCGTTTTATTTTTATTAGCAGTTTCTGCTACATATACTTCTATTTCAGGTGTTCAGGCGGAGGAACTGACGGAATGGTGGGATCGTTATGATCACCCCTTTTATTCAGCCTTTTACGGAGCTGATGCAGGCACTATCGAAGATTCTGCAATAAGGGAAACCAATTTAAGCTTGAAATCGTTAAAAAGACACGAGGCAGAGGTTACCTCCATTTCATCTAGTTATGCTGAGTCGGATTCACTAACGTTAGAGGAAGCAATTGATTGGACTCAATACCCTTCAACGGTTGTTACCGCAACAGGGTATACAGCAGGTGTAGAGTCCACTGGTAAATCACCAAGTCATCCTTCATATGGGATTACATATTCAGGTGTAAAAGTTAAACGTGACCTTTATTCAACTGTTGCTGCTGATTTAAGTGTGTTTCCATTAGGAACAATTTTATTTATTCCGGGCTACGGATATGGTGTTGTAGCTGATAAAGGTGGAGCAATCAAAGGTAACAAAGTAGATTTATATTATGAGACTGTAAAAGATGTATATGAGGAATGGGGTAAGAAAAAGGTCGAGGTTTATATTGTGAAGAAGGGTAGAGGAAAACTTACTGAAGAGGAGTTAGCTCTACTCAATGAAGATGAAACCATGCAGGTATTTCGTCAGCAATATTTAAAAGATACAAAGAGTTAA
- a CDS encoding YuiB family protein: MNMSVPILMISVLLFFILFFGIGFLLNMLLRATWIMAIIYPIIFIFIVDNVRFFEYFTDPQSSFSLLGKKLASLAVADITILLFGLLGAICSGFVIKTLRSKGYQMF, encoded by the coding sequence ATGAACATGAGTGTGCCGATTTTAATGATTTCTGTCTTGTTATTTTTCATTTTATTTTTTGGTATAGGATTCTTATTAAACATGCTATTACGTGCAACATGGATAATGGCGATTATTTACCCAATCATCTTTATATTCATTGTGGATAATGTTCGATTTTTTGAGTACTTTACAGATCCGCAATCTTCATTTTCATTACTAGGTAAAAAGCTGGCTTCACTTGCTGTTGCTGATATTACTATATTACTTTTTGGCTTACTTGGTGCTATATGTTCGGGATTTGTCATTAAAACCTTACGATCTAAGGGTTACCAAATGTTTTAA
- a CDS encoding YuiA family protein: protein MEKTYEIKQDCPYCSGNGYFQLILGGSETCSCCSGTGKKDV from the coding sequence ATGGAAAAGACGTATGAAATCAAACAAGATTGTCCTTATTGTTCTGGAAACGGTTATTTTCAGTTAATTCTTGGCGGTTCTGAAACTTGTTCCTGCTGTTCAGGTACAGGAAAGAAAGACGTTTAA
- a CDS encoding NUDIX domain-containing protein, whose translation MGEHKRGNVWLAVAGLVVNSAGEWLVVKKKYGGLKGKWSIPAGFVEENETVDQAVIREVLEETGISCQVQGILGIRSGVIKDKISDNMIIFSLKMNDDGVQTIITQEDELYEATFKSPEELKNDEKTSVLLRYYMEMQENQLTSMNEDINPGDQFGYTSYKLFY comes from the coding sequence GTGGGAGAGCATAAACGAGGAAACGTATGGCTAGCGGTGGCTGGATTAGTCGTGAATTCAGCAGGAGAATGGCTTGTCGTTAAAAAGAAATATGGCGGATTAAAAGGAAAATGGTCCATACCAGCCGGATTTGTTGAAGAAAATGAGACAGTTGATCAAGCGGTCATTAGAGAAGTGTTAGAGGAAACGGGTATTTCTTGTCAGGTTCAAGGTATATTAGGTATAAGGTCCGGTGTCATTAAAGATAAAATTAGTGATAATATGATCATCTTTTCTCTTAAGATGAATGATGATGGAGTTCAAACCATAATCACACAGGAAGACGAGTTGTATGAGGCAACTTTTAAAAGTCCTGAAGAATTAAAGAATGACGAAAAAACCTCTGTATTATTGCGTTATTACATGGAAATGCAAGAGAATCAATTAACTTCTATGAATGAGGATATTAACCCAGGTGATCAGTTTGGATATACTTCTTACAAGCTTTTCTACTAA
- a CDS encoding NAD(P)/FAD-dependent oxidoreductase: MDVISLRKPKVVILGAGYGGIMTAVNLQKKLGVNEAEVTLVNNNDYHYQTTWLHENAAGTLHHDRSRIQITDIIDRNKINFVQDTVVKIVPEEQKVTLQNGEVTYDYLVFGLGYESETFGIKGLKEHAFSIANINAARQIKEHIEYQFAKYSNMKEKKDELLTIIVGGAGFTGIELVGELANRVPELCQEFDVDREKVRVVCVEAAPMILPGFDEELVEYARNYLERKGIEFRIGTAIKECTEEGIIVAKDDQVEEIKAATVIWAAGVRGNAIVEESGFEAMRGRVKVDPYLRAPGHDNVFIVGDSSLMINEEINRPYPPTAQIAMQQGVTCANNLAVLIRDQGNLEEFKPDLKGTVCSLGHDDAIGTVYGKKIVGWKAAVMKKVIDNRALFLIGGPSLVLKKGKWNFI, from the coding sequence ATGGATGTGATTAGTTTGAGAAAGCCAAAGGTAGTAATATTAGGGGCAGGCTATGGGGGAATTATGACAGCTGTTAACCTGCAAAAGAAACTTGGGGTTAATGAAGCTGAAGTAACATTAGTCAATAACAATGACTATCATTACCAAACTACTTGGTTACATGAAAATGCAGCGGGGACACTTCACCATGACCGCTCACGTATCCAAATTACTGATATCATTGATCGTAACAAAATTAATTTTGTTCAAGATACAGTTGTTAAGATTGTACCCGAAGAGCAAAAGGTTACTCTTCAAAATGGAGAAGTTACATATGACTATCTTGTATTTGGTTTAGGATATGAGTCAGAAACATTTGGAATCAAAGGATTAAAAGAGCATGCTTTCTCAATTGCGAATATCAATGCTGCTCGTCAAATTAAAGAGCATATCGAATATCAATTCGCTAAATACTCAAACATGAAGGAAAAGAAGGACGAACTACTAACGATTATCGTCGGTGGTGCTGGATTTACAGGGATCGAGCTTGTTGGTGAGTTAGCTAACCGTGTTCCTGAGCTATGTCAAGAGTTTGATGTAGATCGTGAAAAGGTTAGAGTTGTATGTGTCGAAGCGGCACCTATGATTTTACCTGGATTCGATGAAGAGCTTGTAGAATACGCAAGAAATTATCTTGAGAGAAAAGGTATTGAATTCCGTATCGGTACTGCCATTAAGGAATGTACTGAAGAAGGAATCATTGTTGCTAAAGATGATCAAGTTGAGGAAATCAAAGCTGCAACTGTTATTTGGGCAGCTGGTGTCCGCGGGAATGCAATTGTTGAGGAGTCTGGTTTTGAAGCAATGCGCGGTCGTGTGAAGGTTGATCCTTATTTACGTGCTCCTGGGCATGACAATGTATTCATTGTTGGAGATTCTTCTTTAATGATTAATGAAGAAATCAACAGACCTTATCCTCCAACTGCACAGATTGCTATGCAACAAGGTGTAACATGTGCCAACAATCTTGCTGTGTTAATTCGTGATCAAGGCAATTTAGAAGAATTTAAACCTGACCTAAAAGGTACAGTATGTTCACTTGGCCATGACGATGCAATTGGAACAGTATACGGTAAAAAGATCGTTGGCTGGAAGGCAGCTGTTATGAAGAAGGTTATTGATAACCGTGCGTTATTCTTAATTGGTGGACCTTCATTAGTTCTTAAAAAAGGTAAATGGAATTTCATTTAA